One Ignavibacterium sp. DNA segment encodes these proteins:
- a CDS encoding bifunctional response regulator/alkaline phosphatase family protein encodes MDRKKILWVDDEIELLRSHIIFLSEKGYEVDTVTNGEDALTSVKEKLYDIIFLDEMMAGMGGLETLSRIKAINNLIPVVMITKSEEESLMDEAIGGKIADYLTKPVNPSQVLLVCKKILEGKKISGEYAAKDYLQDFNQITTALASSLDYSEWINIYLKLVNWSIELDHHREIGLKQSLNDQYKEANKEFSKFVERNYRLWLTDPISHNTPNLSPAITEKYVLTNLREEGKSVFYFVLDCLRLDQWLVMEKQLTDLFKIEKDYYFSILPTATPYARNALFAGLFPSDIEKYYPELWVSTTDDENSMNKYEKELLQLLIERKRIKLRNDLKYIKIIDPEVGRNFEQNIHSYQNTHLTAVVVNFLDMIAHGRSDSDLLKEIAPDEAAYRSLTQSWFNHSSLLNIFRTLSKMKNAKIIITTDHGSIRSLRGAKVLGDREASTNLRFKYGRNLKVDEKHAVFIKNASDYKLPKRGVTINYIIAKEDYYFVYPTDYHRFLTHYKDTFQHGGISMEEMILPIITLESKT; translated from the coding sequence ATGGACAGAAAAAAAATTTTATGGGTTGATGATGAAATCGAATTGTTGAGGTCACACATAATTTTTCTTTCTGAAAAAGGTTATGAAGTTGATACTGTAACTAATGGCGAAGATGCTCTGACTTCAGTTAAAGAGAAACTTTATGACATAATCTTTCTGGATGAAATGATGGCTGGAATGGGTGGACTTGAAACTCTGTCCCGTATTAAAGCAATTAATAATTTAATTCCAGTTGTAATGATAACTAAGTCAGAAGAAGAATCTTTAATGGACGAAGCCATTGGTGGTAAGATAGCCGATTATCTTACAAAACCAGTTAATCCAAGTCAGGTGCTTTTAGTCTGTAAAAAAATTCTTGAAGGCAAAAAAATATCCGGAGAGTATGCAGCAAAAGATTATCTGCAGGATTTTAATCAGATTACCACAGCTTTAGCCTCCAGCCTTGATTATTCGGAATGGATAAACATTTATTTGAAGCTTGTCAATTGGTCAATCGAATTAGACCATCATAGAGAAATTGGGCTTAAGCAATCATTAAATGATCAGTACAAAGAAGCTAATAAGGAATTTTCTAAATTTGTTGAAAGAAATTACAGATTGTGGTTAACTGATCCCATTAGCCACAATACACCAAATCTTAGCCCTGCAATCACTGAAAAATATGTTTTAACTAATCTGCGTGAAGAAGGTAAATCAGTTTTTTATTTTGTATTAGATTGCCTTCGGCTTGATCAATGGCTGGTTATGGAAAAACAACTTACTGATCTATTTAAGATTGAAAAAGATTATTATTTCTCGATACTTCCTACTGCAACACCTTATGCCCGTAATGCTTTGTTTGCAGGCTTATTTCCCTCTGATATTGAGAAATATTATCCGGAGTTATGGGTCTCAACTACTGATGATGAAAACAGTATGAATAAATATGAGAAAGAACTTCTTCAGCTTTTAATTGAAAGAAAGAGAATTAAACTTCGGAATGATCTTAAGTATATAAAGATAATTGATCCCGAAGTTGGAAGGAATTTTGAACAGAATATTCATTCATATCAGAACACACATTTAACTGCAGTAGTGGTAAATTTTTTAGATATGATTGCACACGGCAGATCGGATTCGGATTTACTTAAAGAAATTGCTCCAGATGAAGCAGCATACAGATCACTTACTCAAAGCTGGTTTAATCATTCGTCTTTATTAAATATCTTCCGTACACTTTCAAAAATGAAAAATGCGAAAATAATCATTACTACTGATCATGGCAGTATAAGATCACTGAGAGGTGCTAAAGTACTTGGCGATAGGGAAGCTTCTACTAATCTGAGGTTTAAGTACGGCAGAAATCTGAAAGTGGATGAGAAGCATGCTGTTTTTATAAAAAATGCTTCAGATTATAAGCTTCCTAAAAGAGGTGTAACAATAAATTATATTATTGCAAAAGAAGATTATTATTTCGTTTATCCGACTGATTATCATAGATTTCTTACACATTACAAAGACACTTTTCAGCACGGCGGAATCTCGATGGAAGAAATGATTTTACCAATAATAACATTGGAATCTAAAACCTGA